A window from Pseudomonas sp. Tri1 encodes these proteins:
- the moaE gene encoding molybdopterin synthase catalytic subunit MoaE, with protein MAIRVQADPFDPGAEVNAMHAANVGVGAVVSFVGYVRDFNDGLEVSGMFLEHYPGMTEKALGKIAAEAEQRWPLLKLEVLHRIGTLEPGEPIVFVAAASAHRQAAFDACAFVMDYLKTRAPFWKKENTADGPRWVEGRDSDHAAADRWKQ; from the coding sequence ATGGCGATTCGTGTGCAGGCCGATCCGTTCGATCCGGGCGCCGAAGTCAACGCGATGCACGCGGCCAACGTCGGCGTGGGGGCGGTGGTGAGTTTTGTCGGCTACGTGCGTGACTTCAATGATGGCCTCGAGGTGTCCGGGATGTTCCTGGAACACTACCCAGGCATGACCGAAAAGGCCCTGGGCAAGATCGCCGCCGAGGCCGAGCAGCGCTGGCCGTTGCTAAAACTGGAAGTCCTGCACCGCATCGGTACCCTGGAGCCTGGCGAGCCGATCGTCTTCGTCGCGGCCGCCAGTGCCCATCGTCAGGCCGCGTTCGACGCCTGTGCTTTTGTCATGGACTACCTCAAGACCCGCGCGCCGTTCTGGAAAAAGGAAAACACCGCCGACGGCCCGCGCTGGGTTGAAGGGCGCGACAGTGATCATGCGGCGGCGGATCGCTGGAAGCAGTAA
- a CDS encoding ABC transporter substrate-binding protein, translating to MNKFPLITGLALSLLASSSLFAAEKTLRIGIEAAYPPFASKTSEGKIEGFDYDIGNALCAQMKAKCEWIEGEFDGLIPSLKVKKIDLALSSMTITEERKKSVDFTHKYYFTSSRLVMKEGAVVDDQYASLKGKTVGVQRATTTDRYATEVLEPKGVTVKRYSNNEEIYMDLASGRLDAIFADTIPLEDFLSMPRGKGYAFVGPELKDPKYVGEGAGIAVRKGNTELVADLNKAIDGIRASGEYQKIQAKYFKSDIYGD from the coding sequence ATGAACAAATTTCCCCTCATCACCGGCCTGGCCTTGAGCCTGCTGGCCTCCAGCAGCCTGTTCGCCGCGGAGAAAACCTTGCGTATCGGTATCGAGGCGGCGTACCCGCCGTTTGCTTCCAAGACCTCGGAAGGGAAAATCGAGGGGTTTGACTACGACATCGGTAACGCCCTGTGCGCGCAGATGAAGGCCAAGTGCGAGTGGATCGAGGGTGAGTTCGACGGGCTGATTCCATCGCTCAAGGTGAAGAAAATCGACCTGGCGCTGTCGTCCATGACCATCACCGAAGAGCGTAAGAAATCGGTGGATTTCACCCACAAGTACTATTTCACCTCGTCGCGACTGGTCATGAAGGAAGGCGCGGTGGTCGATGACCAGTACGCTAGCCTCAAGGGCAAGACCGTGGGCGTGCAGCGCGCCACCACCACTGACCGCTACGCCACGGAAGTTCTTGAACCCAAGGGTGTGACGGTCAAGCGCTACAGCAATAACGAAGAAATCTACATGGACCTGGCCTCGGGTCGCCTGGACGCGATTTTTGCCGACACCATCCCGCTGGAAGACTTTCTGTCGATGCCCCGTGGCAAGGGCTATGCGTTTGTCGGGCCGGAGCTCAAGGACCCGAAATACGTCGGTGAAGGCGCGGGTATCGCGGTGCGTAAGGGCAATACCGAATTGGTGGCGGACTTGAACAAGGCCATCGATGGAATTCGGGCCAGTGGGGAGTATCAGAAGATCCAGGCCAAGTATTTCAAGTCGGATATCTACGGCGATTGA
- the moaC gene encoding cyclic pyranopterin monophosphate synthase MoaC gives MLTHLDSQGRANMVDVTDKAVTFREATAEAFVRMLPDTLQMIVSGGHPKGDVFAVARIAGIQAAKKTSDLIPLCHPLMLTSVKVELNAEGEDRVRIVACCKLSGQTGVEMEALTAASVAALTIYDMCKAVDRGMTIEGVRVLEKLGGKSGHFQADAR, from the coding sequence GTGCTGACTCATCTCGATTCCCAAGGTCGCGCCAACATGGTCGACGTGACCGACAAGGCCGTGACGTTCCGTGAAGCCACGGCCGAAGCCTTTGTGCGCATGCTGCCCGACACGCTGCAGATGATCGTCAGCGGCGGCCACCCCAAGGGCGATGTATTCGCTGTTGCGCGTATTGCCGGCATTCAAGCCGCGAAAAAAACCAGCGATCTGATTCCGCTCTGTCATCCGCTGATGCTCACCAGCGTCAAGGTCGAGCTCAATGCCGAGGGCGAGGACCGGGTGCGCATCGTTGCCTGTTGCAAGCTGTCGGGGCAGACCGGGGTGGAGATGGAAGCCCTCACTGCCGCCAGTGTTGCCGCGCTGACTATCTACGACATGTGCAAGGCCGTTGATCGGGGCATGACCATCGAGGGCGTGCGGGTGCTGGAAAAACTCGGCGGCAAGAGCGGCCACTTCCAGGCGGATGCACGATGA
- a CDS encoding polysaccharide deacetylase family protein produces MRIALLLSAWLLSLGAIAAPNDVATLDRHTWPEQLTSPTLFDVASRAEILMFARVLLDTDAMDEIALKQYLGLRTVNMAAIGVLRARLWQRLLTNYNFAQQSCDQDASFCYLVEDMATLREEAGRFQLDDNSYYIKWAEPSRVFHTQYRDELLRKAALFPQTSSEIERFGDYERNGDGMNDRLFLLTFDSGANVAPDNTPWLTDYLRKSNMSGTFFVLGKDIQARLADSSVNDLQTLYSGQCVGVQGWEFRSHSYWQDWQDSIKRSVELVKSKLPENYVPLFRPPQGQRRGDAEAFFRTQGLQVALWDIDPQDSNRLKPEQSAQRALTLMLLWRHGVINFNAKQDAVKTAIPWLITQTAQSGIGWEDCQDAFR; encoded by the coding sequence TTGCGTATCGCTCTTCTGTTATCGGCCTGGCTGTTGAGCCTCGGCGCCATTGCCGCGCCCAACGACGTCGCGACACTGGATCGCCACACCTGGCCGGAGCAACTCACCAGCCCGACCTTGTTCGACGTGGCGTCGCGGGCCGAGATCCTGATGTTCGCCCGGGTCCTGCTGGACACCGACGCCATGGACGAAATCGCCCTGAAGCAGTACCTGGGGCTACGCACGGTCAATATGGCGGCGATCGGGGTTCTTCGCGCGCGGCTCTGGCAGCGTTTGCTGACCAACTACAACTTCGCCCAGCAAAGCTGCGACCAGGATGCTTCCTTCTGCTACCTGGTCGAGGACATGGCCACCCTGCGCGAAGAAGCGGGCAGGTTCCAGCTCGATGACAATTCCTACTACATCAAGTGGGCCGAGCCGAGCCGGGTTTTCCACACTCAATACCGCGATGAATTGCTGCGCAAGGCTGCGTTGTTTCCGCAAACCAGCAGCGAAATCGAACGCTTCGGCGATTATGAGCGTAACGGCGATGGCATGAACGACCGGCTGTTCCTGCTGACCTTCGACAGCGGTGCCAACGTGGCGCCGGACAATACGCCGTGGCTGACCGACTACTTGCGCAAATCGAACATGAGCGGCACCTTCTTTGTGCTGGGCAAAGACATTCAGGCACGGCTGGCGGATAGCTCGGTCAACGATCTCCAGACTTTGTATTCAGGCCAGTGCGTGGGGGTGCAGGGCTGGGAATTCCGTTCCCACAGTTATTGGCAGGACTGGCAAGACTCGATAAAGCGCAGCGTCGAGTTGGTCAAAAGCAAGCTACCGGAAAATTATGTGCCGCTGTTCCGCCCACCCCAGGGCCAGCGTCGTGGCGATGCCGAGGCGTTTTTCAGGACCCAGGGCCTGCAAGTAGCCCTGTGGGATATCGATCCCCAGGACAGCAATCGGCTCAAGCCCGAGCAAAGCGCTCAGCGCGCGCTGACACTGATGCTGTTGTGGCGCCACGGGGTGATCAACTTCAACGCCAAACAGGACGCGGTGAAAACGGCGATACCCTGGCTCATCACGCAAACGGCGCAAAGTGGGATCGGTTGGGAAGATTGTCAGGACGCGTTTCGCTGA
- a CDS encoding MoaD/ThiS family protein, protein MKITVKFFARYREALGVDSVKVEGDFATVDDVRVLLVQRDGAEVLSEQNLMCARNEDLCQLDEPLVDGDEVAFFPTVTGG, encoded by the coding sequence ATGAAAATCACGGTGAAGTTCTTTGCCCGTTACCGGGAAGCGCTTGGGGTGGATTCGGTAAAGGTGGAGGGTGATTTCGCCACGGTCGACGATGTGCGCGTGCTGCTCGTTCAACGTGACGGTGCCGAGGTGCTGAGCGAGCAAAACCTGATGTGCGCGCGTAACGAAGACCTGTGCCAGCTCGATGAGCCGCTGGTGGATGGCGACGAAGTGGCGTTCTTTCCCACCGTGACCGGAGGCTGA
- a CDS encoding PhoH family protein — protein sequence MDDHGRSLSSNQPILYVLDTNVLIHDPNALLNFEEHHVAIPMTVLEELDKLKSGHHSVAAECRQAIRLIDKTLGDASPEDVELGVPIQRGKSGPKGLLSILMSKRTEPNLVLPEHLNDNIIINQLIDLHARNKDQAVVLVTKDINMRLKARACGIAAEDYSTDQLVDDVSLLPNGYHNMTGSFWDRVSKVETRQDHGRTWHQVQLIDNLPAVHINEFIIDEQGFVGWIKEIHVDKLLILDLHQEPLLHQEAWGLKPRDIYQSLALFALLDPDIHLVNLSGAAGSGKTILALAAAIEQTMVSKRYRRIIATRSVQGLDQEIGFLPGTEAEKMEPWLGAITDNLEALHMDDESTHGSVDYILSKVPLQFKSLNYIRGRSFQQSLILIDECQNLTPHQMKTIITRAGAGSKVVCLGNLAQIDTPYLSATSSGLTYLTERFKDFPNGVHITLQGVPRSILAEYAESHL from the coding sequence ATGGATGACCACGGACGTAGCCTTTCCTCCAACCAGCCAATCCTCTATGTACTCGATACCAACGTATTGATCCACGATCCAAACGCACTGCTGAATTTCGAAGAACACCACGTTGCCATTCCGATGACCGTGCTTGAGGAGCTGGACAAGCTCAAGAGCGGGCACCACAGCGTTGCGGCCGAATGCCGGCAGGCGATCCGCCTGATCGACAAGACCCTGGGCGATGCCTCTCCTGAGGATGTAGAGCTTGGCGTGCCGATCCAGCGTGGCAAGAGTGGTCCCAAGGGCCTGCTTTCGATTTTGATGAGCAAGCGCACCGAACCCAACCTGGTGCTGCCTGAACACCTGAACGACAACATCATCATCAACCAGTTGATCGACCTGCACGCGCGCAACAAGGATCAAGCCGTGGTGCTGGTGACCAAAGACATCAACATGCGCCTCAAGGCCCGCGCTTGTGGGATTGCGGCGGAGGACTACAGCACCGACCAACTGGTTGATGATGTCTCGCTGCTGCCCAACGGCTACCACAACATGACCGGCTCCTTCTGGGACCGTGTGAGCAAGGTCGAGACCCGCCAGGACCATGGCCGCACCTGGCACCAGGTGCAACTGATCGACAACCTGCCGGCGGTACACATCAACGAGTTCATCATCGACGAACAAGGATTTGTCGGCTGGATCAAGGAAATCCACGTCGACAAGCTGCTGATTCTCGACCTGCACCAGGAACCCTTGTTGCATCAGGAAGCCTGGGGCCTCAAGCCGCGTGACATCTACCAGAGCCTGGCCCTGTTCGCCTTGCTCGACCCGGACATCCACCTGGTCAACCTGTCCGGCGCCGCCGGTTCCGGCAAGACCATCCTCGCCTTGGCCGCCGCCATCGAGCAGACCATGGTCAGCAAACGCTACCGGCGCATCATCGCCACCCGCAGCGTGCAAGGCCTGGATCAGGAAATCGGCTTCCTGCCCGGCACCGAAGCGGAAAAAATGGAGCCTTGGCTGGGCGCCATCACCGACAACCTCGAAGCCTTGCACATGGATGACGAAAGCACCCATGGCAGCGTCGACTACATCCTCAGCAAAGTGCCGTTGCAGTTCAAATCCCTCAACTACATTCGAGGCCGCAGCTTCCAGCAGAGCCTGATTCTGATCGACGAGTGCCAGAACCTCACCCCGCACCAGATGAAAACCATCATCACCCGTGCCGGTGCCGGTTCCAAAGTGGTGTGCCTGGGTAACCTGGCGCAGATCGACACCCCTTACCTGTCCGCGACCAGTTCCGGGCTGACCTACCTGACCGAACGCTTCAAGGATTTCCCCAACGGGGTCCACATCACCCTGCAGGGCGTACCGCGCTCGATCCTGGCCGAATACGCCGAATCGCACCTGTAA
- a CDS encoding FAD-binding oxidoreductase, producing MTSADFIIIGGGIAGASTGYWLAPHGRVIVLERESHPAYHSTGRSAALYTAAYGTPQVRALTQASRDFFDAPPSGFCEHPLLTPRGEMTVDFTGDPAELNNQYLSAKATVPQMQLLSAEEACVRLPILRRDKVHGAIYDPTACDIDTDALHQGYLRGIRRSGGQVHTDSEVLELSRDDQGLWQVKTASQTFSAPVLINAAGAWADLVATMAGARKLGLQPKRRAAFIFAGPEGVDIHDWPMLVSLDESFYMKPDAGMFLGSPANADPVEPHDVQPEELDIAMGIYQIEEATTLSIRRPTRTWAGLRSFVHDGDLVSGFDPLVPGLFWVAAQGGYGIQTSPAMGQASAALVRGEPLPETLARFGLSSAMLSPTRLG from the coding sequence ATGACCTCAGCAGACTTCATCATCATCGGCGGCGGCATTGCCGGTGCTTCCACCGGCTATTGGCTGGCCCCCCATGGCCGGGTCATTGTGCTCGAGCGCGAATCCCATCCGGCCTACCACTCCACCGGGCGTTCGGCGGCGCTGTACACCGCCGCCTATGGCACCCCTCAGGTGCGGGCATTGACCCAGGCCAGTCGTGATTTTTTCGACGCCCCGCCAAGCGGCTTCTGCGAGCATCCATTGCTGACCCCACGGGGCGAAATGACGGTGGACTTCACCGGCGACCCGGCCGAACTGAACAACCAGTACCTCAGCGCCAAGGCCACGGTGCCGCAGATGCAACTGCTCAGCGCCGAAGAAGCCTGTGTGCGCTTGCCGATCCTGCGACGGGACAAGGTCCACGGTGCAATCTACGACCCCACGGCCTGCGACATCGACACCGACGCGCTGCACCAGGGCTACCTGCGCGGGATCCGGCGCAGCGGCGGCCAAGTACACACCGACAGCGAAGTGCTGGAATTGAGCCGCGACGATCAGGGATTGTGGCAGGTGAAAACCGCCAGCCAGACCTTCAGTGCGCCGGTACTGATCAACGCCGCCGGCGCCTGGGCCGACCTGGTCGCCACAATGGCCGGCGCCCGGAAGCTGGGCCTGCAACCCAAGCGGCGCGCGGCCTTCATCTTTGCCGGTCCCGAGGGCGTGGACATCCACGACTGGCCGATGCTGGTAAGCCTGGACGAATCGTTCTACATGAAGCCCGACGCAGGCATGTTTCTCGGCTCGCCGGCCAACGCCGATCCGGTTGAGCCTCATGACGTACAGCCCGAAGAGCTGGATATCGCCATGGGCATCTATCAGATCGAAGAGGCCACCACCCTGAGCATCCGCCGGCCGACCCGCACCTGGGCCGGGTTGCGCAGTTTTGTTCACGACGGCGACCTGGTGTCCGGTTTTGATCCTCTAGTACCTGGGCTGTTCTGGGTCGCGGCCCAGGGCGGCTACGGCATCCAGACCTCCCCGGCCATGGGCCAGGCCAGCGCGGCGCTGGTGCGTGGCGAGCCGCTGCCCGAGACCCTGGCCCGTTTCGGCCTGAGCAGCGCGATGCTGTCGCCGACACGCCTGGGTTGA
- a CDS encoding PAS domain-containing protein, whose product MNAPQPDPALDNFRTIADAIATLFYPHAEVVLHDLRSQKVDYIANNLSKREIGDDSSLEDMLSEDVSERNIGPYEKLNWDGQKIRSLSSVLRDADGHPLAVLCINLNISLFENAKAALDLFLSPNKLIPQPDSLFRDDWQERINTFLHAWMRERQLSLNLLTRDHKRELVLALHAEGAFKGKSASNYVANVLNMGRATVYKHLKELKG is encoded by the coding sequence ATGAACGCCCCGCAACCCGATCCGGCACTGGATAATTTCCGCACCATCGCCGATGCCATCGCCACGCTGTTCTACCCCCACGCCGAAGTGGTGCTGCACGACCTGCGCTCGCAGAAAGTCGATTACATCGCTAACAACCTGTCCAAGCGCGAGATTGGCGATGATTCGTCCCTGGAAGACATGCTCAGCGAAGACGTCAGCGAACGTAACATCGGGCCGTACGAAAAACTGAATTGGGACGGGCAGAAGATTCGCAGCCTCAGCAGCGTACTGCGCGACGCCGACGGTCATCCGTTGGCGGTGCTATGCATCAACTTGAATATTTCACTGTTCGAGAATGCCAAGGCAGCGCTGGACCTGTTCCTGTCGCCGAACAAGTTGATCCCGCAGCCGGACTCACTGTTTCGCGATGACTGGCAGGAGCGGATCAATACCTTTCTGCATGCCTGGATGCGCGAGCGCCAATTGAGCCTGAATCTGCTGACCCGCGACCACAAACGCGAGCTGGTACTGGCACTGCATGCCGAGGGTGCGTTCAAGGGCAAGAGCGCGTCCAACTATGTGGCCAATGTGCTGAACATGGGGCGGGCGACGGTGTACAAGCATTTGAAGGAGTTGAAGGGCTGA